The candidate division TA06 bacterium genome segment CAGAGAATGTGAAATCCGCAATACTCAGGCATCTGGCAGAGCTTGACAAACTCCCATCAGAAGAGCTCACTCAGATGAGAATAGACAAGTTCGCCAGGATTGGTGTCTCAAGCTGATGGAATGAGGCAGTCCTTCCTTTTTGCGCTGCTGGTTGGTGTCACGCTATTCCCCGCGACAAGAGCATGTTCACAACAGCTGCTTCTGGCAATAGAGAAGACCACTTTAGAACGCGCGCAAGACTATCTGGCAAATGACTTCTATCTCTATGCTATTCTCGAGAGGGACTGTCTGATAGGGACCTCATCAGGTGGGACCGCAGTTCTCAGTTCTGGCCACATCCCATATGATGTGATTCTAAGGGACATGAAACCCGGTGCCTGCTATTTGGCTACGGTTCCCCCTCATGTGTACGGTTTGGACCTCAGTTCTCTAGACAATATCCTTTACGGAAATGAAAACCTGGTTGTTGTAGAAGCGAGTCGACAACAGGCAGAAATCCTGAGGAGGAGTGGGTTCGAGTTAGTAAGCCTAATGCCCCTTGCCATTAAAGAGAAGGCTTCAATTCACAGAGGGGATTTGATACTGAGAAAGAGGAGTTCAGATGGGCTCATAGAAGAACTGGTTAGAGAAGTCTCTTCGGACTCAATAGAGTCTCATGTTCGCGCTCTGACCGGCTTTATGACCAGATACTCATATGCCGACTCTTGCTCCTCAGCAGGCCAGTGGATCTACGATAAGTTCCAGAGCTTCGGAGTGGACGCTTCTTTTCATTACTACGATTGGGATGGGAATCATTGGCGAAACGTTGTCGGCACGATTCCCGGCAGGACCGACTCCACGGTGATTGCGATCATATGTGGACACTTTGATTCGATATCAGAGGATCCCTGGAATCTAGCTCCTGGTGCTGAAGATAATGGGAGCGGCACGGCGACAGTCATAGAAGCAGCAAGAGTCCTGAGCAAAGAGGATCATGAGTATACATTGAGGTTCATATGCTTTTCTGGAGAGGAACAGGGGCTCAGAGGGAGCTATTACTATGTGACAGAAGCATTCCTCCGTGGGGATAATATAATTGCAGCAATGAATTTTGATATGGTTGGATATACTGACGATTTTCATTACGACCTCTCAGCTCGCTATGATTCAAATTCTATCTGGTTGGGAAACATGATGACGGCCGCTTCAAGGTTTTCTAAACTCGAGCTCTATCCCTCTCATTATTCTTCGCCGAGCAGCGACCACTGGTATTTCCAGCAGTATGGTTATCCTGCAACTTTTTCTGTTCACATAAGCAGGACACACGGTTACCCCTTCTACCATTCTATATATGACACCGCCGGAAATCTGAATCCAGATTTTCTTGCGGAAGTTACGAAAATGGGAGTCGCATCCATGGCAATGCTCGGGAATGGATATCCGGAACCGCCACTTCCTCCAGAGGCTGTTTCTGCAACAGACGCCGGTGTAGGAGGGGAAGTTCAGGTGGACTGGACGCCAAGCCTGACACCAGGCGTTTTGGGCTA includes the following:
- a CDS encoding M28 family peptidase encodes the protein MRQSFLFALLVGVTLFPATRACSQQLLLAIEKTTLERAQDYLANDFYLYAILERDCLIGTSSGGTAVLSSGHIPYDVILRDMKPGACYLATVPPHVYGLDLSSLDNILYGNENLVVVEASRQQAEILRRSGFELVSLMPLAIKEKASIHRGDLILRKRSSDGLIEELVREVSSDSIESHVRALTGFMTRYSYADSCSSAGQWIYDKFQSFGVDASFHYYDWDGNHWRNVVGTIPGRTDSTVIAIICGHFDSISEDPWNLAPGAEDNGSGTATVIEAARVLSKEDHEYTLRFICFSGEEQGLRGSYYYVTEAFLRGDNIIAAMNFDMVGYTDDFHYDLSARYDSNSIWLGNMMTAASRFSKLELYPSHYSSPSSDHWYFQQYGYPATFSVHISRTHGYPFYHSIYDTAGNLNPDFLAEVTKMGVASMAMLGNGYPEPPLPPEAVSATDAGVGGEVQVDWTPSLTPGVLGYNVYYGLSPRRYEGSVFAGDTTSLCLSGLRNDTLHFFSVTAIDNNAEGGYSREATAVPRLVPRPPQSLSLIPTYLGMDLSWAPNTELDLAGYNVYRSENPGGPYQSVNPMLITDTTYSDSGLVSGQMYYYVATAVDTTDLESGYSEEKAGLPLSFDHGILLVDETRNGSTGILVPDSLQDRFYAQILSGYKFDSWDCDSSGLPAISTMGSYSTVIWRAEDIYDQYLSEQAEDLAYYLSQGGKLWLIGWKTIEVLMTQGEYPFTFILGDWPYDYLHLSSSDNTGPVG